The proteins below are encoded in one region of Methylobacillus flagellatus KT:
- the nuoG gene encoding NADH-quinone oxidoreductase subunit NuoG: MLNIEIDGKQVEVEHGSTIIDAADQLGIPIPRFCYHKKLSVAANCRMCLVQVEKFNKPLPACATPVADGMKIFTRSKAAVEAQQSVMEFLLINHPLDCPICDQGGECDLQDIAVAYGAPASRYTEEKRVVLNKNIGPLVATDMTRCIQCTRCVRFLKEVGGMMELGLINRGEHAEITAYVDKSVDSELSGNIIDLCPVGALTSKPFRYKARTWELIRRPSIAPHDGLGSHIEVHVKDGKVLRVLPREKETINECWLSDRDRFSYEGLNSPDRLKVPMVKHNGVWHETDWKTALELAAGQIKDIVNNEGGDALGVLVSPNSTMEEAYLATRFANGLGSDNVDYRLRHADFRHDGKRLGVIWMGCNIPEVQEMDRILVIGSNLRNEHPLLAQRIRRAVANGAELSVVNPLDDDPLIPVKHKAICSPNDMVNVLSQILKAVSGMERLSLCLPKSLSELLEGVRVWDNSKAIALSLTGHGETMDLVSPRSAVFLGNISQHHPRYTEIYSLAEAIASLCGATFGVLSAGANSVGANLVGAMPKAGGLNARTMLESPRKAYMLVNVEPELDCGNPSLAVNALQQAECVVVLTAYRSDALERDADILLPIVPFTETSGTFMSMEGRVQSFTAVTKALGEARPGWKVLRVLGNLAGVSRFDFDSTEQIKNEIFCGEKPSAVVWRTLNNNLRELIDVEVKVKLDSDLQRVGEIPQFQSDGIVRRSPPLQKTRHVVKAVLAALHPEQMQKLGIKEGERILVRQGNGSAVLEAHADARVPHGCVRVPGALPQTAGLGDLLGEISVERIPVEQPADEVVA; this comes from the coding sequence ATGCTTAATATCGAGATTGATGGCAAGCAGGTCGAAGTAGAGCACGGTTCCACCATCATTGATGCAGCGGACCAGCTTGGTATTCCCATTCCACGGTTTTGCTATCACAAGAAACTTTCCGTCGCCGCCAATTGCCGCATGTGCCTAGTGCAGGTGGAGAAGTTCAATAAGCCGTTGCCTGCGTGTGCGACGCCTGTGGCTGACGGCATGAAAATATTCACGCGCTCCAAGGCAGCAGTGGAGGCCCAGCAGAGCGTGATGGAATTCCTGTTGATCAATCATCCACTGGATTGCCCGATCTGCGACCAGGGTGGCGAATGCGACCTGCAGGATATCGCAGTGGCCTATGGCGCTCCTGCATCGCGCTATACCGAGGAAAAGCGCGTAGTACTCAACAAGAATATCGGGCCGCTGGTTGCCACTGATATGACGCGCTGCATCCAATGCACCCGCTGCGTGCGCTTCCTCAAGGAAGTCGGTGGCATGATGGAGCTGGGGTTGATCAACCGCGGCGAACATGCCGAGATTACTGCCTACGTCGACAAAAGCGTCGATTCGGAGCTTTCCGGCAACATCATCGACCTGTGTCCGGTGGGCGCCTTGACTAGCAAGCCTTTCCGCTACAAGGCGCGGACCTGGGAGCTGATTCGCCGCCCCTCTATTGCGCCGCATGATGGCCTGGGTTCGCATATCGAGGTCCATGTCAAGGATGGCAAGGTGCTGCGCGTGTTGCCGCGCGAGAAGGAGACCATCAACGAATGCTGGTTGTCCGACCGTGACCGCTTTTCCTACGAAGGCCTGAACAGTCCGGACAGGCTCAAAGTGCCCATGGTCAAGCACAATGGCGTTTGGCATGAGACCGACTGGAAAACTGCGCTCGAACTGGCCGCAGGCCAGATCAAGGATATTGTGAACAACGAGGGCGGGGATGCGCTGGGTGTGCTGGTGTCGCCCAACAGCACCATGGAAGAAGCTTATCTTGCTACCAGGTTTGCCAATGGCCTGGGCTCGGATAATGTCGACTACCGTCTGCGCCATGCAGACTTCCGCCATGACGGCAAACGCCTGGGTGTGATCTGGATGGGCTGCAACATCCCGGAGGTGCAGGAAATGGACCGCATCCTCGTGATCGGCAGCAACCTTCGCAATGAGCATCCCTTGCTGGCGCAACGCATCCGACGTGCGGTTGCCAATGGGGCGGAGCTTTCCGTCGTTAACCCGCTTGATGACGACCCTTTGATCCCGGTCAAGCACAAGGCCATCTGTTCCCCGAACGACATGGTCAATGTATTGTCGCAGATTCTCAAGGCAGTTTCCGGCATGGAGCGGCTTTCCCTGTGTCTGCCCAAATCCCTTAGCGAGCTGCTGGAAGGTGTCCGGGTGTGGGATAACAGCAAGGCCATTGCCCTGAGCCTGACGGGCCACGGTGAAACCATGGACTTGGTCAGCCCGCGCTCTGCTGTGTTCCTGGGCAATATTTCCCAACATCATCCTCGCTATACCGAGATATATAGCCTGGCCGAGGCGATTGCCTCCCTGTGCGGAGCGACGTTCGGCGTATTGAGCGCTGGCGCGAACAGTGTTGGCGCCAACCTGGTTGGTGCCATGCCCAAGGCAGGCGGCCTGAATGCACGCACCATGCTGGAGTCACCACGCAAGGCCTACATGCTGGTCAATGTCGAGCCCGAGCTGGATTGCGGTAATCCCAGCCTGGCAGTCAATGCACTGCAACAGGCGGAATGCGTCGTGGTATTGACCGCATACCGGTCGGACGCGCTGGAGCGGGATGCCGATATTCTTTTGCCCATTGTGCCGTTTACCGAAACCTCGGGTACTTTCATGAGCATGGAAGGCCGGGTGCAGAGCTTCACTGCCGTGACCAAGGCATTGGGCGAAGCCCGTCCGGGCTGGAAGGTGTTGCGCGTATTGGGCAATCTTGCCGGTGTGAGCCGTTTCGATTTCGACAGCACCGAACAGATCAAGAATGAGATTTTCTGTGGCGAGAAACCCTCGGCGGTCGTTTGGCGTACATTGAACAATAATCTGCGCGAGCTGATTGATGTCGAAGTTAAGGTCAAGCTCGACAGTGACTTGCAGCGTGTGGGCGAAATCCCGCAATTCCAGTCTGACGGCATTGTCCGCCGCTCGCCGCCGTTGCAGAAAACGCGCCATGTCGTGAAGGCTGTGCTGGCGGCACTGCACCCCGAGCAGATGCAGAAACTGGGCATCAAGGAAGGCGAGCGTATCCTCGTCAGGCAAGGCAATGGCAGCGCGGTATTGGAAGCACATGCCGATGCCCGGGTGCCTCATGGCTGTGTGCGAGTCCCTGGTGCCTTGCCACAAACAGCGGGCTTGGGCGATTTGCTGGGCGAGATCTCGGTGGAACGCATTCCTGTCGAGCAACCGGCGGATGAGGTGGTTGCATGA
- the nuoF gene encoding NADH-quinone oxidoreductase subunit NuoF: MSATQTLVCLRTIGHEHPASLETYLKLGGYAQLKRLVTEKVKATEIISQVKLSGLRGRGGAGFPTGLKWSFMPRYFDGTKYLVCNTDEGEPGTFKDRDIIRYNPHQLIEGMAIAAYTLGARVGYNYIHGEIWREYEIFEAALDEARAAGYLGECLFDTDFSFDLYAVHGYGAYICGEETALIESIEGKKGQPRFKPPFPASYGVFGKPTNVNNTESYTSIPWIMEHGGQAFQELGVANSGGTKIFSVSGHVEKPGNYEVNMGTPFTELLALAGGVWKGRQLKAVIPGGPSTAILPASAIMGATMDYDGLSKAGSSLGAGSMIVMDETTCMVKTLKRLSYFFYEESCGQCTPCREGTGWLYRVIKRIVDGQGRMEDLDLLTDVSSNISGRTICALGDAAATPVLSFIKHFRPEFEYYIRHGRSMVEDGLAGRSQAQPEVAYA, from the coding sequence ATGAGCGCTACCCAAACGCTGGTGTGCCTGCGTACCATCGGGCACGAGCATCCTGCCTCGCTGGAGACCTACCTCAAGCTTGGCGGTTATGCCCAATTGAAGCGGCTGGTGACGGAAAAGGTCAAGGCCACCGAGATCATCAGCCAAGTCAAGCTTTCCGGATTGCGCGGACGTGGCGGAGCCGGTTTCCCCACCGGGCTCAAGTGGAGCTTCATGCCGCGCTATTTCGATGGCACCAAGTATCTGGTGTGCAATACCGACGAAGGCGAGCCAGGAACATTCAAGGACAGGGACATCATCCGCTACAACCCGCACCAGCTCATCGAAGGCATGGCGATTGCGGCCTATACGCTGGGCGCGCGGGTAGGATACAACTATATCCACGGGGAAATTTGGCGGGAATACGAGATATTCGAGGCGGCGCTGGATGAGGCACGCGCTGCTGGGTATCTGGGGGAGTGCCTGTTCGATACCGATTTCAGTTTCGATCTTTACGCAGTGCATGGCTACGGTGCCTATATCTGTGGCGAGGAAACTGCATTGATCGAGTCGATAGAGGGCAAGAAGGGGCAACCGAGGTTCAAGCCACCTTTTCCAGCAAGCTACGGCGTGTTTGGTAAGCCAACCAACGTCAACAATACCGAGTCATATACGTCGATCCCATGGATCATGGAACACGGCGGACAGGCCTTCCAGGAGCTTGGTGTCGCCAATTCAGGCGGTACCAAGATTTTTTCGGTCTCGGGACATGTGGAGAAGCCCGGGAATTACGAGGTGAACATGGGCACCCCATTCACCGAATTGCTGGCGCTGGCGGGCGGTGTATGGAAGGGACGCCAGTTGAAAGCCGTCATTCCCGGAGGACCGTCAACTGCCATTTTACCTGCCTCAGCCATCATGGGGGCGACCATGGACTACGATGGCCTTTCCAAGGCCGGGTCGAGCCTGGGGGCGGGTTCCATGATCGTCATGGATGAAACCACTTGTATGGTGAAGACCCTCAAGCGCCTGTCCTATTTCTTCTACGAGGAGTCTTGTGGGCAATGCACGCCGTGCAGGGAAGGCACAGGATGGCTGTACCGCGTCATCAAGCGTATTGTTGATGGACAGGGGCGCATGGAGGATCTGGATTTGCTGACGGATGTCAGCAGCAATATCTCCGGCCGCACCATCTGTGCGCTGGGCGATGCCGCCGCCACGCCGGTATTGAGTTTCATCAAGCATTTCCGTCCCGAGTTCGAATATTACATCCGTCATGGCCGTAGCATGGTGGAAGATGGCCTGGCAGGACGAAGCCAGGCGCAGCCCGAGGTAGCCTATGCTTAA
- the nuoE gene encoding NADH-quinone oxidoreductase subunit NuoE has protein sequence MSLSAESLARIDRELTKYPPEHRQAAVMSALRIAQTEKGWLSKETISEVADYLGIPAIAALEVATFYNMYELEPVGKYKITVCTNISCMLRDSAEIVAHLQKRLGIGFNETTPDNRYTLREGECMGCCGGAPLLHINNTEMHEFLTPEKVDQILEGLEK, from the coding sequence ATGAGCTTGTCTGCTGAGTCTTTAGCCAGAATCGACCGAGAGTTGACCAAATATCCGCCTGAGCATCGCCAGGCGGCAGTGATGTCCGCGTTACGGATTGCACAGACCGAGAAAGGCTGGCTGTCGAAAGAGACGATCTCCGAGGTGGCCGACTACTTGGGTATTCCTGCCATCGCCGCACTGGAAGTGGCTACCTTCTACAACATGTATGAACTGGAGCCGGTCGGCAAGTACAAGATCACGGTGTGTACCAATATCTCCTGCATGCTACGCGATTCGGCCGAAATCGTGGCGCATTTGCAGAAGCGTCTCGGCATCGGCTTCAACGAAACCACGCCGGATAATCGATATACCTTGCGCGAGGGCGAGTGCATGGGATGCTGCGGCGGGGCGCCACTGCTCCATATCAACAATACCGAGATGCATGAGTTCCTGACGCCAGAGAAGGTGGACCAGATATTGGAGGGCCTGGAAAAATGA